In Marivirga salinae, a single window of DNA contains:
- a CDS encoding MFS transporter, which yields MDNISIESKKPKLNFWEIWNMSFGFLGIQFGFALQNANVSRIFETLGAEKDSLPILWLAAPVTGLIVQPIIGYYSDRTWIPKWGRRRPFFAIGAVLATIALFIMPNSPSLWIAAGMLWIMDGSINVSMEPFRAFVGDVLPNEQRTKGFAMQAFFIGIGAVIASILPYVLTNWLGFDNTAPDGQIPDSVKWSFYIGGVAFFSAVMWTVFNSKEYPPDDIEKLKLENSERGIFTGLAESFIGIFKMPKTMVQLAFVQFFSWFALFAMWIYTTPAVTEHVYGTIDTKSAIYNEGANWVGIMFGVYNGVAALAAFLLPQLAKYFGRKGTHLIALFCGAAGLISIFYINEPNFLVLSMIGVGIAWASILSVPYAMLSSALPSDKMGYYMGVFNFFIVIPQIVAAGILGFILKSFFNNDAIYALIIGGVSMIIAGLLSLWVKDKDEEKIIKN from the coding sequence GGAGATTTGGAACATGAGTTTTGGTTTTTTAGGTATTCAATTTGGCTTTGCTTTACAAAATGCCAATGTCAGCCGAATATTTGAAACACTTGGTGCAGAGAAAGACAGTTTACCCATTTTATGGTTAGCCGCACCTGTAACTGGACTAATTGTTCAACCTATCATTGGCTATTATTCTGATAGGACTTGGATTCCTAAATGGGGCAGGCGAAGACCTTTTTTTGCGATTGGTGCCGTTTTAGCTACCATCGCTTTATTCATTATGCCAAACTCCCCTAGCCTATGGATAGCTGCTGGAATGCTATGGATAATGGATGGATCAATCAATGTGAGTATGGAGCCTTTCAGAGCTTTTGTTGGGGATGTTTTACCCAATGAACAGCGTACAAAAGGATTCGCCATGCAAGCATTCTTTATCGGTATAGGAGCTGTAATAGCTTCTATCCTACCCTATGTACTCACAAATTGGCTAGGATTTGATAACACTGCGCCAGATGGTCAAATTCCTGATTCTGTAAAATGGTCTTTTTATATTGGGGGTGTTGCATTTTTCTCTGCTGTGATGTGGACAGTCTTCAACTCAAAAGAATATCCACCAGATGATATTGAAAAACTAAAATTAGAAAATAGTGAAAGAGGAATATTCACTGGTTTGGCTGAATCATTCATAGGAATATTTAAAATGCCTAAAACTATGGTTCAATTGGCATTTGTTCAATTCTTCTCCTGGTTTGCCTTATTTGCTATGTGGATTTATACAACTCCCGCAGTAACGGAACATGTTTATGGGACTATTGACACAAAATCAGCAATCTATAATGAAGGTGCTAATTGGGTAGGGATAATGTTTGGTGTTTATAATGGAGTGGCTGCTTTGGCTGCCTTCCTTTTACCGCAACTGGCCAAATATTTCGGAAGAAAAGGCACACATCTTATTGCCTTATTTTGTGGCGCAGCTGGCCTTATTTCTATATTTTACATCAATGAACCAAATTTCCTAGTCCTCAGTATGATTGGTGTAGGAATTGCTTGGGCAAGTATACTTTCAGTTCCTTATGCCATGTTGAGCAGTGCTTTACCTTCCGATAAGATGGGCTATTATATGGGAGTATTCAATTTCTTTATCGTAATACCTCAAATTGTAGCAGCTGGTATATTAGGTTTTATTTTAAAAAGTTTCTTCAACAACGATGCTATTTATGCATTAATTATCGGAGGAGTTTCTATGATTATAGCTGGGTTATTAAGTTTATGGGTTAAGGATAAGGATGAAGAAAAAATCATTAAAAATTAA